From Humibacter ginsenosidimutans, a single genomic window includes:
- a CDS encoding VOC family protein translates to MVAIDPQRVAEFWGGVLGWPILQSDDTGADIGPADGSGFRLEIGRVADEKLVKNRIHLDLRADGTSQDEEVRRLLDLGAKRIDVGQPADATWIVLADPEGNEFCLLLRTVQEAAGAD, encoded by the coding sequence ATGGTTGCCATCGATCCACAGCGGGTCGCAGAGTTCTGGGGTGGGGTGCTCGGTTGGCCCATTTTGCAGTCGGACGACACCGGCGCCGACATCGGGCCAGCAGACGGCTCTGGATTTCGGCTCGAGATCGGGCGAGTTGCTGACGAGAAGCTGGTCAAGAATCGGATTCACCTTGACCTGCGTGCAGACGGAACAAGTCAAGACGAAGAGGTGCGGCGGCTTCTCGACCTGGGAGCCAAGAGAATCGATGTCGGCCAGCCGGCCGACGCCACCTGGATCGTTCTCGCGGACCCCGAAGGCAACGAGTTCTGTCTCCTCCTCCGCACGGTACAAGAGGCTGCCGGAGCCGACTAG
- a CDS encoding arylsulfatase yields the protein MTDKPNIILFMSDDVGWGDLGVYGGGENRGAPTPNLDRLAAEGLQFMSFYGQPSCTPGRAAALTGRMPIRSGMTTVAFPGDGGGLPAGEWTLASVLKKANYDTCQIGKWHLGESDYAMPIAHGFDEMYNTTLYHLNAYTYTDKAFNPDFPFDDEATMKMWGNVIGALDGKVGEGTHETQKLDSSSIPFIDEKSTDIALDYIESHSNGENPFFLYLNTAKVHQPNLPHPDFEGASLAKSKYTDSLVELDHRVGQVMDKIRELGIGENTLVVWTTDNGAWQDVYPDCGYTPYRGTKGTDYEGGSRVPAIAWWPGTIQPGRRTSDIVGSLDFMATFASIAGVELPTEDREGQPTIFDSYDQTQLLKGEGPSTRDHWLYMTETELLPGAVRIGKWKAIWNIRDGWRGASAYTAIVPELFDLWQDPQERYDIFMTSFAEKTWQTPQMAARLLSVLPSYKKYPNRPLQSSGISYAMFDVEDAQVQGQVQKMVHGLTGSN from the coding sequence GTGACTGATAAGCCGAACATCATCCTGTTCATGTCGGACGACGTGGGATGGGGTGATCTGGGGGTCTACGGCGGCGGTGAGAATCGTGGTGCGCCGACCCCGAACCTGGACCGCTTGGCGGCCGAGGGTCTGCAGTTCATGTCGTTCTACGGTCAGCCGAGCTGCACGCCCGGCCGTGCTGCCGCTTTGACGGGACGGATGCCGATTCGCAGCGGCATGACGACCGTCGCCTTCCCGGGTGACGGTGGTGGCCTGCCGGCGGGCGAGTGGACGCTGGCCAGCGTGCTGAAGAAGGCGAACTACGACACCTGTCAGATCGGCAAGTGGCACCTCGGGGAATCCGATTATGCGATGCCGATCGCGCACGGGTTCGATGAGATGTATAACACGACGCTGTATCACCTGAACGCCTACACCTATACGGACAAGGCGTTCAATCCCGACTTCCCGTTCGACGACGAAGCCACGATGAAGATGTGGGGCAACGTCATCGGCGCGCTGGACGGCAAGGTCGGTGAAGGAACGCACGAGACGCAGAAGCTCGATTCTTCATCCATCCCGTTCATCGATGAGAAGTCGACCGACATCGCGCTGGACTACATCGAGTCGCATTCCAATGGTGAGAATCCATTCTTCCTCTACCTGAACACCGCGAAGGTGCACCAGCCGAACCTTCCGCACCCGGACTTCGAGGGTGCATCGTTGGCGAAGTCGAAGTACACGGACTCGCTGGTGGAGTTGGATCACCGCGTCGGACAGGTGATGGACAAGATCCGCGAACTCGGGATCGGGGAGAACACGCTCGTGGTCTGGACCACGGACAACGGGGCATGGCAAGACGTCTATCCCGACTGCGGTTACACCCCCTATCGCGGCACCAAGGGCACCGACTACGAGGGCGGGAGCCGGGTGCCGGCGATCGCGTGGTGGCCGGGCACCATTCAGCCGGGTCGGCGAACCTCCGACATCGTCGGGTCGCTGGACTTCATGGCCACTTTCGCGAGCATTGCCGGCGTGGAGCTGCCGACCGAGGACCGTGAGGGGCAGCCGACGATCTTCGACAGCTACGACCAAACCCAGCTGCTCAAGGGCGAAGGGCCGTCGACCCGCGATCACTGGCTCTACATGACTGAGACCGAACTGCTGCCCGGGGCGGTGCGTATCGGAAAGTGGAAGGCGATCTGGAACATCCGTGACGGGTGGCGCGGAGCATCCGCTTACACGGCGATAGTGCCGGAGCTGTTCGATCTCTGGCAGGACCCGCAGGAGCGATACGACATCTTCATGACCAGCTTCGCGGAGAAGACGTGGCAGACGCCCCAGATGGCTGCCCGCCTGCTCAGTGTGCTGCCCAGCTACAAGAAGTACCCGAACCGTCCGCTGCAGTCCTCCGGCATCAGCTACGCCATGTTCGATGTGGAAGACGCCCAGGTGCAAGGCCAAGTCCAAAAGATGGTGCACGGCCTCACCGGATCGAACTGA
- a CDS encoding type 1 glutamine amidotransferase domain-containing protein encodes MRVLMPLPDNDFDVTEVAVPWRLITDAGHQVVFATEHAGVVPHADPRLLSGVLFGQLGAEPEPKKFYQELADSPEFHATQSWSQVDVTEFDGLILPGGHAPGMRQYLGSASLQRQVARFWSLDRLVGAICHGVLVLARTHDPDTNASVIADRNTTCLPKYMERGGYFVTAWRLGRYYRTYPAYVEDEVRAALIDPRAQFHRGPREFARRGTATDHSHAFTVIDGNYLSARWPGDAYLFADRYLELLKS; translated from the coding sequence ATGAGAGTGCTGATGCCATTGCCTGACAACGATTTTGACGTCACCGAAGTCGCCGTACCGTGGCGCCTGATCACCGACGCCGGGCATCAGGTCGTGTTCGCCACCGAGCACGCGGGCGTAGTGCCACACGCTGACCCGCGCCTGCTCAGCGGGGTGCTGTTCGGACAGCTCGGCGCTGAACCCGAACCGAAAAAGTTCTATCAGGAACTGGCCGACTCCCCCGAATTCCACGCCACGCAGTCCTGGTCACAGGTGGATGTGACGGAGTTCGACGGATTGATCCTTCCAGGTGGCCACGCGCCGGGCATGCGGCAGTACCTGGGCTCGGCATCCTTGCAACGGCAAGTCGCGCGGTTTTGGAGTCTGGACCGACTAGTCGGCGCTATCTGCCATGGGGTGCTCGTCCTTGCCCGAACCCACGACCCGGACACCAACGCCAGCGTGATAGCAGACCGCAACACCACTTGCTTGCCCAAATACATGGAACGTGGTGGGTATTTCGTCACCGCGTGGCGGCTCGGCCGCTACTACCGCACCTACCCGGCCTATGTAGAAGACGAGGTCCGCGCAGCGCTGATCGACCCACGAGCGCAATTCCACCGAGGCCCGCGCGAGTTCGCCCGCCGGGGAACCGCCACCGATCACAGCCACGCCTTCACCGTCATTGACGGCAATTACCTTTCCGCTCGCTGGCCCGGCGATGCATACCTGTTCGCCGACCGCTACCTGGAACTGCTCAAGTCATAG
- a CDS encoding helix-turn-helix transcriptional regulator: MENEMRSERDERGWTQAVLAERLGVSRQTVVALETGKYDPSLPLAFRIAEVFGKPIEELFFPNTGLKSGDQPRRSRV; the protein is encoded by the coding sequence ATGGAGAACGAGATGCGCTCCGAGCGCGACGAGCGGGGATGGACTCAGGCTGTTCTGGCAGAGAGGCTCGGTGTCTCGCGGCAAACCGTGGTCGCCCTGGAGACCGGCAAGTATGATCCCTCGCTTCCGCTGGCGTTCCGCATTGCTGAAGTCTTCGGTAAGCCCATCGAGGAGCTCTTCTTTCCGAACACGGGACTCAAGAGCGGCGACCAACCTCGAAGGAGCCGGGTCTGA
- a CDS encoding HAD family hydrolase: MAMTELPSWRDTATRSAIEDFVASVTAGTDAVPVAERVAVFDNDGTLWSEKPMPTQLHYVVEQWRKRLAEDASLAARQPYTAVASGDLSWVGAAVDKHYAGDDADLKVLIGAIVEVTQGVSVHDYAESVASFYRDARHLTLGVPYSRTVYQPMVELLRFLEANGFTCYVVSAGERDFMRPMTEEYYGLPPERVVGSAYGLTYDEDTRQVRYGAALSFFDDGPEKPPRIWTRIGRRPLFAVGNSNGDMPMLDFTADNGRGLALLVHHDDDTDRGDTPYDKGAEQALAAAADRGYTVISVKDDWEQVFPTAPASTRDA, from the coding sequence ATGGCGATGACGGAATTACCAAGTTGGCGGGACACCGCAACGCGATCGGCGATCGAGGATTTCGTGGCATCGGTGACGGCGGGAACTGATGCGGTGCCGGTCGCCGAACGAGTGGCGGTCTTCGACAACGATGGAACATTGTGGTCAGAGAAGCCGATGCCGACGCAGTTGCACTACGTGGTGGAGCAGTGGCGGAAGCGGCTCGCCGAGGACGCCTCGTTGGCGGCTCGTCAGCCGTACACCGCTGTGGCGAGCGGCGATCTGTCGTGGGTCGGTGCCGCCGTCGACAAGCACTATGCCGGTGATGATGCCGACCTGAAGGTCTTGATCGGCGCGATCGTCGAGGTGACGCAGGGCGTCAGCGTTCACGACTACGCGGAGTCGGTTGCCTCGTTCTACCGCGACGCGCGGCACCTGACGTTGGGGGTGCCGTATTCGCGGACGGTGTATCAGCCGATGGTGGAGCTGCTGCGGTTCTTGGAGGCCAACGGGTTCACCTGTTATGTGGTCTCGGCCGGTGAGCGGGACTTCATGCGCCCGATGACCGAGGAGTACTACGGTCTGCCGCCCGAACGTGTGGTGGGTTCGGCGTATGGACTGACGTACGACGAAGACACTCGGCAGGTGCGGTATGGGGCTGCGCTGTCATTCTTCGACGACGGGCCGGAGAAGCCGCCGCGAATCTGGACCAGGATCGGGCGACGCCCGTTGTTCGCGGTCGGCAATTCGAACGGCGACATGCCCATGCTCGACTTCACGGCTGACAACGGGCGCGGATTGGCGTTGCTGGTGCATCACGACGACGACACCGATCGCGGCGACACCCCCTACGACAAAGGTGCGGAACAGGCACTCGCGGCGGCGGCGGACCGCGGGTACACCGTGATCAGTGTCAAGGACGACTGGGAGCAGGTCTTCCCGACCGCGCCCGCGTCGACGCGCGACGCCTGA
- a CDS encoding TetR/AcrR family transcriptional regulator — protein sequence MSVQTESQATGRSTRTQRRVSQMRARLVEVAETLLLEGGVQSVTAEAVAQRADVSLQTVYNRIGGQQALLLAVAERALEQTREFMQTAYDDNGTVVERLLRVGETYIRLAFDRPQAFKVFVNPPEDPEAIEKIATLATEEHRRLTELLREGIDTGEFNTGLHPESAATALWGMLNGMLSVALRTDAMRPDTVSPESLVAAATTIIECGVLTHSTHNS from the coding sequence ATGAGCGTGCAGACAGAGTCGCAGGCCACCGGACGATCCACACGAACACAGCGCCGCGTCAGCCAGATGCGCGCCCGCTTGGTCGAGGTAGCAGAAACCCTGCTGCTCGAAGGCGGAGTCCAGTCCGTGACTGCGGAAGCGGTCGCCCAGCGAGCCGACGTATCGCTACAAACGGTCTACAACCGGATCGGTGGGCAGCAGGCGCTGCTGCTGGCGGTGGCCGAGCGAGCCCTTGAACAGACCCGTGAATTCATGCAGACCGCGTACGACGACAACGGGACAGTAGTCGAGCGGCTACTCCGAGTCGGTGAGACCTACATCCGCCTAGCATTCGACCGACCGCAAGCATTCAAGGTTTTCGTCAATCCGCCCGAGGACCCTGAAGCCATCGAGAAGATTGCGACCCTCGCCACGGAAGAGCATCGGCGCTTGACCGAGCTGCTCCGCGAAGGTATTGACACGGGCGAGTTCAACACCGGTCTGCACCCCGAATCCGCGGCGACCGCCCTCTGGGGAATGCTGAACGGGATGTTGTCGGTCGCACTGCGTACCGATGCCATGCGCCCGGACACGGTCAGCCCAGAATCGCTGGTCGCGGCCGCGACCACCATCATCGAGTGCGGCGTCCTGACACACTCGACTCACAACAGCTAG
- a CDS encoding DUF6994 family protein, protein MTVIDTSFDVRQDAGSGDPDTTSPTLREYHRLLWSKPLPSGKVFTLDTSRRRRYLYHRSDVGEFFLASDTVVPTWRTWLKMSKIVADIPETVLDEFQLANHTIGGMMIFPGDRRPGVQTINGARGFSSQIADRFDYTLECIRRHYRGETSPLATVLNAYSDFFALFENFRGYTEFFLLQDLVTEEQQVRMFTRFDDFKASPLPQSVEDYLSYRDRAIEFIGARNQRIRAWSRAGLVDPAPST, encoded by the coding sequence GTGACGGTCATCGACACCAGCTTCGACGTGCGGCAGGACGCAGGATCCGGCGACCCGGACACCACCAGCCCGACGCTACGCGAGTATCACCGACTGCTGTGGAGCAAGCCCCTGCCCAGCGGGAAGGTATTCACCCTCGACACGTCGCGTCGGCGCCGCTACCTGTATCACCGGTCCGATGTCGGTGAATTCTTTCTGGCCAGCGACACCGTCGTCCCGACCTGGCGCACCTGGCTGAAGATGTCGAAGATCGTCGCAGACATCCCCGAGACGGTTCTCGATGAGTTTCAGCTTGCGAACCACACGATCGGTGGGATGATGATTTTTCCTGGCGATCGACGGCCCGGGGTGCAGACCATCAATGGTGCGCGCGGGTTCTCCAGTCAGATCGCTGACCGATTCGACTACACCCTTGAATGCATCCGCCGGCACTATCGGGGCGAAACAAGCCCCCTGGCAACAGTGTTGAACGCCTATTCGGACTTCTTCGCCCTATTCGAGAACTTCCGCGGCTACACCGAGTTCTTCCTGCTGCAGGACCTCGTCACGGAGGAGCAGCAGGTGAGGATGTTCACCAGGTTCGATGACTTCAAGGCTTCGCCACTGCCGCAGAGCGTCGAAGACTACCTCTCATACCGCGACAGGGCCATCGAGTTCATCGGTGCACGGAATCAGCGCATTCGAGCATGGTCGCGCGCAGGCCTTGTCGACCCGGCGCCATCTACTTGA
- a CDS encoding alpha/beta hydrolase → MFSAALAYARTLTSVDGNRIIVWGTSFGGGHAIATAADDGHVSAVIAQCPFTSGLASGLAIPAWTSTRLMVLAIIDQIRGAVGAAPLLVPTAGAPGTVALMTAPDAEAGFLNQVPADGAGGFDNRAAARISLHLVRDFPGRRAAEITAPILFAVCETDSVAPAGPTLKYAGTAPAGEIKLYPEGHFDIYVGEPFERVIADQLDFLTRNVPVDEP, encoded by the coding sequence ATTTTTTCCGCCGCACTGGCCTACGCCCGCACGCTGACGTCCGTCGATGGCAACCGCATCATCGTGTGGGGCACATCATTTGGAGGCGGGCACGCGATCGCCACCGCCGCCGACGACGGCCACGTCAGCGCCGTGATCGCTCAGTGCCCGTTCACCAGTGGTCTGGCTTCTGGCCTGGCGATCCCGGCCTGGACCTCGACCCGGCTGATGGTGCTGGCCATCATCGACCAGATCCGCGGGGCCGTGGGCGCTGCGCCGCTGCTGGTTCCCACCGCCGGTGCTCCCGGCACGGTCGCGCTGATGACCGCCCCGGACGCCGAGGCCGGCTTCCTGAATCAGGTACCCGCTGACGGTGCCGGTGGCTTCGACAACAGGGCGGCCGCCCGGATCTCGCTGCACCTGGTGCGCGACTTCCCGGGCCGCCGCGCGGCCGAGATCACCGCGCCGATCCTGTTCGCGGTCTGCGAGACCGACTCGGTTGCGCCGGCCGGCCCCACTCTCAAATATGCGGGCACCGCCCCGGCGGGCGAGATCAAGCTCTACCCCGAGGGCCATTTCGATATCTACGTTGGGGAACCGTTCGAGCGCGTTATCGCCGACCAACTCGACTTCCTGACCCGCAACGTCCCCGTCGACGAGCCGTGA
- the dnaB gene encoding replicative DNA helicase, whose translation MSIAHLGLADGGPEPERRSTERTPPHDLLAEQSALGGMLLSKDAVADVVETVRGGDFYIPKHEVIFEAILSLYSRGEPTDVIAVTDELTKTGELSRAGGPEYLHTLTSLVPTAANAGYYGEIVAERALLRRLVEAGTRITQMGYNGEGEVLDLVNEAQAEIYSVTGTQEAEDYIPLTDAVTAAIDEIEAAKHKDGSMTGVPTGFADLDELTNGLHPGQMVIVAARPALGKSTLALDFARAAAIKNDMPTIFFSLEMGRSEIAMRLLSAEASVPLQNMRKGTVDQRDWTTIASTRGRINDAPLYIDDSPNMTLVEIRAKCRRLKQRVGLKMVVIDYLQLMTSGKRVESRQQEVSEFSRALKLLAKELQVPVVALSQLNRGPEQRSDKLPALSDLRESGSIEQDADVVILLHRESAYEKDNPRAGEADLIVAKHRNGPTRTVTVAFQGHFSRFADMAAV comes from the coding sequence GTGTCGATCGCACACCTCGGTCTCGCCGATGGCGGGCCCGAACCCGAACGCCGATCGACGGAGCGCACTCCTCCGCATGACCTGTTGGCCGAGCAGAGCGCCCTCGGCGGCATGCTGCTGAGCAAGGATGCTGTCGCCGACGTCGTCGAGACCGTGCGCGGTGGCGACTTCTACATACCGAAGCACGAGGTGATCTTCGAGGCGATCCTCTCGCTGTACTCGCGCGGTGAGCCGACCGACGTGATCGCCGTCACCGACGAGCTGACCAAGACCGGAGAGCTCAGCCGCGCGGGCGGCCCCGAGTATCTCCACACCCTGACCAGCCTCGTGCCGACCGCGGCGAACGCCGGATACTACGGCGAGATCGTCGCCGAGCGCGCGCTGCTGCGTCGCCTGGTCGAGGCAGGCACGCGCATCACTCAGATGGGCTACAACGGCGAGGGCGAGGTGCTCGACCTGGTCAACGAGGCCCAGGCCGAGATCTACTCCGTCACCGGCACGCAAGAGGCCGAGGACTACATCCCGCTGACGGACGCCGTCACCGCAGCCATCGACGAGATCGAAGCGGCGAAGCACAAAGACGGCAGCATGACCGGCGTTCCCACCGGGTTCGCCGACCTGGACGAGCTGACCAACGGTCTGCACCCGGGACAGATGGTCATCGTGGCCGCGCGTCCCGCCCTCGGCAAGTCGACCCTCGCGCTCGACTTCGCCAGGGCCGCAGCGATCAAGAACGACATGCCGACCATCTTCTTCTCACTCGAGATGGGGCGCAGCGAGATCGCGATGCGTCTGTTGTCGGCCGAGGCGTCCGTTCCCCTGCAGAACATGCGCAAGGGCACGGTCGACCAGCGCGACTGGACGACGATCGCGTCGACGCGTGGACGCATCAATGACGCACCCCTGTACATCGACGACAGCCCGAACATGACGCTGGTCGAGATTCGCGCGAAGTGCCGCCGGCTCAAGCAGCGCGTGGGCCTGAAGATGGTCGTCATCGACTACCTGCAGCTGATGACGAGCGGCAAGCGCGTCGAGAGCCGTCAGCAAGAGGTGAGCGAGTTCTCTCGTGCCCTCAAACTGCTCGCGAAGGAGCTGCAGGTGCCGGTCGTGGCGCTGTCCCAGCTCAACCGTGGTCCTGAGCAGCGATCCGACAAGCTGCCGGCCCTTTCGGACCTGCGTGAATCGGGCTCGATCGAGCAGGATGCCGACGTGGTGATTCTGCTGCACCGCGAGAGCGCCTACGAGAAGGACAACCCCCGAGCCGGCGAGGCCGACCTCATCGTGGCGAAGCACAGGAACGGGCCCACGCGGACGGTGACGGTCGCGTTCCAGGGGCACTTTTCGCGGTTCGCGGACATGGCGGCGGTGTAG
- a CDS encoding GNAT family N-acetyltransferase, with protein MHFQMRVSPSLSTPALVAGYMAADISSRPDHQRIGPFMVGLSSHTAHPAYNYAVPIPDAAPTRAEIGDLLALFARHHRTPRLEYVSGSAEQAEAALLTAGFTLDQRLPMLACRPGAAIPLPTPMGITISTVSEPRDLFDALSVQNDAYGEAEPVSVQDVQRLQSLIGRGGYVALARDAITHRPCGTGLVTEPIAGVAEVAAVGTLTSHRGRGIASALCSRLAKAAHHVGATTVFLDVEGPAEEAVYLRAGFTRAGERTWISRR; from the coding sequence GTGCATTTTCAGATGCGTGTTTCCCCCTCTTTGTCCACGCCGGCACTGGTTGCCGGCTACATGGCCGCTGATATCTCCTCCCGTCCGGACCACCAGCGCATTGGTCCGTTCATGGTGGGTCTGAGCTCTCACACCGCACATCCTGCCTACAACTACGCGGTTCCGATCCCCGACGCGGCACCGACCCGGGCAGAGATCGGTGACCTGCTGGCACTCTTCGCACGCCATCACCGAACTCCGCGACTGGAATACGTCTCCGGCTCCGCCGAGCAGGCAGAGGCTGCCTTGCTCACGGCCGGGTTCACCCTCGACCAGCGGCTGCCGATGCTCGCCTGCCGGCCCGGAGCAGCGATCCCTCTTCCGACCCCGATGGGTATCACCATCTCGACAGTGAGCGAGCCGCGGGACTTGTTCGATGCGCTCTCGGTGCAGAACGACGCCTATGGTGAAGCCGAACCGGTCAGCGTGCAGGATGTGCAGCGCCTCCAGTCGCTCATCGGTCGCGGTGGATACGTCGCACTCGCGCGCGATGCGATCACGCATCGGCCATGCGGCACTGGCCTGGTCACTGAACCGATCGCCGGAGTCGCCGAGGTCGCGGCGGTGGGAACCTTGACGTCCCACCGTGGCCGCGGAATCGCCAGCGCCCTGTGCTCCAGACTGGCGAAGGCCGCGCACCACGTTGGCGCCACCACAGTGTTCCTCGACGTGGAAGGCCCCGCCGAGGAGGCCGTCTACCTCCGCGCGGGCTTCACCCGCGCTGGGGAGCGAACATGGATCTCTCGGCGCTGA
- a CDS encoding MerR family transcriptional regulator yields the protein MLIGELAERSGVSARMVRHYANAGLVSTTRDGNGYRDFDEYQVGRVQAIRALLLLGLTVSQIRELVSCLGAAVTMPTCPAARATLVQRLGVVDQQIADLLTMRERIVSGLELVDAR from the coding sequence ATGCTGATCGGTGAGTTGGCAGAACGCAGCGGCGTGTCTGCGCGCATGGTGCGGCATTACGCGAACGCCGGCCTCGTCTCAACCACTCGAGACGGCAACGGATACCGGGACTTCGACGAGTACCAGGTGGGCCGTGTTCAAGCCATTCGCGCCCTGTTGCTGTTGGGCCTGACCGTCTCGCAGATTCGCGAGCTCGTTTCGTGTCTCGGCGCCGCCGTGACGATGCCGACATGCCCTGCTGCCCGTGCGACCTTGGTGCAACGTCTCGGTGTTGTCGACCAACAGATCGCAGATCTGCTGACCATGCGTGAGCGCATCGTCAGCGGCCTGGAACTCGTCGACGCCCGATAA
- a CDS encoding amidohydrolase family protein, translating into MTIDIHAHVTDDLDARLTADSDAGIDLTVLLSTRVHPERASSVEQVQAEFRSLQNVVAGEAVDPSEFAAPAMELRAALDAHPGRVVGMAAAPLTLERRTLVEFVDDQLQHPSMVGIGELTCAPDAGQTIEPVVQLADDHGGLPVLVHGFAPNTEGDLRSYAAIASRHPRVPIIIGAFGGLNSMLAIELATDVSNLYIDISSALQIFVLRAAAGRIPSKLLFGSNTPYGLPAASLKTVQAAITDRGALTAVLHDNAAGLMRR; encoded by the coding sequence GTGACCATCGACATCCATGCGCACGTCACCGATGACCTGGACGCCCGCTTGACCGCGGACAGTGATGCCGGTATCGACCTGACCGTCTTGCTCTCAACCCGCGTGCATCCGGAACGCGCCAGCAGTGTGGAACAGGTTCAAGCCGAGTTCCGCAGCCTGCAGAACGTTGTCGCCGGCGAGGCCGTCGACCCGAGCGAGTTCGCCGCACCCGCGATGGAACTCCGCGCGGCGCTCGACGCGCATCCTGGACGCGTGGTCGGCATGGCAGCAGCCCCGCTGACGCTGGAAAGGCGCACCCTGGTCGAGTTCGTCGACGATCAACTGCAACATCCGTCGATGGTCGGCATCGGAGAACTGACATGCGCGCCGGACGCCGGTCAGACGATCGAGCCCGTCGTGCAGCTCGCCGACGACCACGGTGGACTACCGGTGCTCGTTCACGGATTCGCGCCCAATACCGAAGGCGACCTCCGCTCGTACGCTGCGATCGCCAGTCGCCATCCCCGCGTTCCCATCATCATCGGTGCCTTCGGCGGCCTGAATTCGATGCTCGCGATTGAATTGGCAACCGACGTGAGCAACCTGTACATCGACATATCGAGCGCACTGCAGATCTTCGTTCTCCGAGCCGCAGCGGGCCGGATTCCGTCCAAGCTCCTCTTCGGCTCGAACACGCCGTACGGTCTGCCGGCGGCCTCCTTGAAAACGGTTCAGGCCGCCATCACGGATCGCGGCGCATTGACGGCGGTTCTGCACGACAACGCAGCAGGCCTCATGCGCCGGTGA
- a CDS encoding GNAT family N-acetyltransferase — MPVPAQYRLVTVPETRVADVLRLDLWAFASGIPLETQLELPLGLPWERSYGVERDVEEPGELAGFHAAYPLRAYPVPGAEVPCGWLTWVGVHPGHRRRGILRAMIEHHFADLAAHGEAISGLMAAETAIYGRFGYGMAAPQLSLSIPRGAALRPVAGSADLEVTVEEWDAAAHGDLCAGIHSGYARVPDGLGRPGWATRETPGLRGWWDADPKDLRAGKENRRVVIVRDAAGTPLAYATFRRELKWTRGGSDGTVSVREAVALTPAAAHRLWSVLLDLDLTSTVRVETLPVDDPIVTLLADLRGAQPDYQDNTWLRIVDLPAALAQRRYATDVDVVLEVTDAIIPSNAATWRVRAAAWDHAVVERTDAAPDLALDIRELSTAHLGSISLASLAQAGLVEVRTPGILPTASAAWRWPIAAGANWIF; from the coding sequence ATGCCTGTTCCCGCGCAGTATCGCCTCGTCACCGTGCCGGAGACCCGCGTCGCCGACGTGCTCCGCCTCGACCTGTGGGCCTTCGCCAGCGGCATCCCGCTCGAGACCCAGCTCGAGCTTCCGCTCGGTCTGCCGTGGGAGCGTTCCTACGGCGTCGAGCGTGACGTCGAGGAGCCGGGGGAGCTGGCCGGATTCCACGCCGCCTACCCGCTGCGTGCCTACCCCGTGCCCGGCGCCGAGGTGCCGTGCGGCTGGCTCACCTGGGTGGGGGTGCACCCCGGGCACCGGCGTCGGGGCATCCTGCGCGCCATGATCGAGCACCACTTCGCCGACCTCGCCGCTCACGGCGAGGCGATCTCCGGACTCATGGCCGCCGAGACCGCCATCTACGGCCGCTTCGGCTACGGCATGGCGGCGCCTCAGCTGAGTCTGAGCATCCCGCGCGGCGCCGCGCTCCGGCCCGTGGCAGGGTCCGCCGACCTCGAGGTGACGGTGGAGGAGTGGGATGCCGCGGCGCACGGCGACCTGTGCGCGGGCATCCACAGCGGCTACGCGCGCGTGCCCGATGGCCTCGGCCGTCCCGGCTGGGCGACCCGGGAGACCCCTGGGCTGCGGGGCTGGTGGGACGCCGACCCGAAAGACCTCCGCGCGGGCAAGGAGAACAGGCGCGTCGTGATCGTGCGCGACGCCGCGGGCACCCCGTTGGCGTACGCCACGTTCCGTCGCGAGCTCAAGTGGACGCGCGGCGGCTCCGACGGCACCGTCTCGGTGCGCGAGGCCGTCGCCCTGACGCCGGCAGCGGCCCATCGCCTCTGGTCGGTGCTGCTCGACCTCGACCTGACGTCGACGGTGCGGGTGGAGACTCTGCCGGTCGACGATCCGATCGTCACCCTCCTCGCCGATCTGCGCGGCGCCCAGCCCGACTATCAGGACAACACCTGGCTCCGCATCGTCGACCTTCCCGCTGCGCTCGCACAGCGCCGCTATGCCACCGACGTCGACGTGGTGCTCGAGGTGACGGATGCCATCATCCCGTCCAACGCCGCGACCTGGCGGGTGCGCGCCGCGGCCTGGGACCACGCCGTCGTGGAACGCACGGATGCCGCGCCCGACCTCGCGCTCGACATCCGCGAGCTCTCCACCGCACACCTCGGCTCGATCTCACTCGCTTCGCTCGCGCAGGCGGGACTCGTCGAGGTGCGCACGCCGGGCATCCTGCCGACGGCCTCCGCCGCCTGGAGGTGGCCGATCGCCGCCGGCGCGAACTGGATCTTCTGA